The nucleotide sequence AGAAATACCTAAGTAAGGTATCACGATCAAAATTATATTGCTACAGGCAGTAGGCACGATATACTTACAGATTCAGATCAGTTCTCattagatttgatcagatcagttTTCGATCAATGAAACAACgatttaattacctatattttaaaagATCAAATATTATTTTCCTCCAAGTGGTAAATCGCTGACgaagaaacgaaaatttttaaatcaaaaagatTTGATCAGAATTGAGAATAATGGCTCACTTGAATTTCATGACTAAAAGTGAGTCATGCATGATTATTTTAAAGAATGTGTCACgcaacaaatttaaaattacctactttgaaatttcaaaagaaaaccacaaaaattttaagcacatgaatttcaagctcaaagtcgagcatgatttttattttttgggatTATTGAAACCTATTGAAATTGTAGCGAAACGATAATTATTAGAGTACAGCACATGTGTGCTCTTTTTCGTACCATGCCTACCGGAATTTTTATCCTCAGCCTCAGAACtggatcattatttttttcaactttcaaaataggttaatattttgacgaaaatgtattctaagctcaaaatttagccaaaaacactttcaacgaattttggacttgaaaatcGGCCAaggttttagaatttttgaggaaaGTGTCATCCTacaaaaatagtataaaatttcatgagaaattaaaatatttcgaacGAAAGTCGAAAATTCTTATTAAGCATTCTTAAAACactttgggctcaaaattgggtcattaCATGTACATCATCAaccatgaataatttttaatagaaaaaaattgaactgccttatttcaaaaatcactgaaCCTCCTTCCGGGTCCCCCCAAGTAGCCACAATTTATGTTTAGACTGATACCAACTCGAAATACATCATTATATTGCAATTTGCAATTtcagagaaatgaaaaatcttcaatcTTTCTCACATGTGatgagtgcatttttccaaattgaaaaaaaaatctgacttcAATATTCttcgtaataattttattaaaaatcaaaacaagttTATTCATCAACACGATAGTAATATTCAAAATAAGTCAATTCTTGACCAACACAAACAAGTTAACAATAAATTGAATGGTAAAACATAATCTATACATTCATATCTGTTTTGATAAACAAAttcaccacgaaaaaaaaaatacaacaataataggtaccaaaaatatacaaaatctATTTGACCTAAAACAACACATCAGACAGTCTAATACAACAGAGAAGCAATTTTGCCACTTACACTACTTCTGAATTTAGCTTTTTCTTCGGCGTCGTCTTTAAAAAACCAGGCCAACGTCGATCTTAAGTACGAATCGCCTCTACTACCTCTCAGTGTAATCTTAAACATTTCTATCTGATTATAAGAAGAAATTAACTTCCTTTTATACGCCTTTATTCTGATTTCCGACTCATTGAAGTACCAGTTTAAAAGGTGgtctataatttcaaaatcgctGGGCTTAAAAGCCCATCTAAACCTGCATTCTGTTATGGATGAACTACTATatcgataaaaaataatttttttcagcatactGATGATAATCGAAGACAAAGATAACGAACGTTTGAACTCTGTTATGgcattttcatttccaaagacCGAAATCATTACAGCTTGCAAATATGATGCATCCTGATCGGTTATTATTTTCTGGATCAGGTTCAAACTGATGAGTGTCTGCTTCAACGTGTTTTTATCCTCATCCGAAGTGAGAAAACGATCTATACATATTTGCACGACTTCCAAACGGtttttaagaattaaatctgTTAATTTGGCAACACTCGATGGTGAGAGAATCACTCTTCTTCTGAATTCGGCAATTGAGTTCGCATTCGGTAAAGTGTCTTCGAAAATGGCATTCAAGACGTCAACTTCATTATCCATTACACTGATACATTGATTTATGCCATGTGTCGAatccagtacattttttttatactcgacTACGAGATCGGGATAAGATGGCAAAAGCTGTctgagaaaattattcaaaccaTTCGCGTCACCGGTAGAATAGAATTCCAAGCAGATATCTCTGACACGTGCCGAACTATTCACCAAGTTGAATTTGAACTGCGTTGATTCCTCAGCATCGGTCAGACAAAATTCCAGTAATCGATCAAGCCCATGCACCGCATGCTCcgttaataatttttcacagtacattttgaaaaaggttGTCGTAGAGATGGTTTTTCTGACAGTCGGGCTACAATCGTGTAACAGAACGAAAACAAAATCCGGGTCAATGCTCGCTTTCcattccaaaaatacttttcgCACCATTTCGTAATCGTTGAAAGATAGCACATGGTGTTTAAAATCATCGGCAGCACTAGTCCaaatttctttcatcacagTATCGTCGATGTCTGCTTTTAACAAGTCctgaaatattgtcaaaaactcATCTGGACTCAATAAATGGCTAGCTTCGTGCCACGTCATCAGAATTAATCTCGAACTGATACGAAGACGAGAATAATTAGCGATTATCTGTACAGCTCGTTCCGTGTAAACGTGCAATCGTTGTATTTCATCCAACTCCAACATTACTGCTTTTTGATAAACGAGGCCATGTTTGTCGATTAACCAAATAGCCTCTCGAACTTGTTCAACGCGATCCAgttgttggaaaaaatactgTTTAGCTGACCAATTATCAACTTTATCGTTTCGAAACATATAAACGTCGATGGATGGTTCCGAATCGTCGTCGACTTTAATCGTAGGTACCTTGTTcaattcatttctgaaataacGATACCAATAGTAAATCAACGGATTTTCCTCGCAGCTCACGTAATCGAGAACATTGTTTAGATACAACAACGGAGACATCTCGTCCATGTCGTCCTTTAAGCAATACACGCATAAGAACTTGAGCTTCTCAACTTCGCTCAATCTCAACGACGTCATCATACTTCTAGCTGTTTCGGCACAATTAATGGTACCATTATGATTCCAAACGATGTGATACACGTGAGTATAGACCAACTTATCgagcccatttttcaaaaacacagtTCGATAATGATAAGACACCCAAGCGGTTATCGCATTCGACATTTTACCAACATATTTCACGATTACTTCGGCCAGCGAATTCGGAAGTTTCAATTCGACGACTAATGCGATTACTTTTGCACTTAAAGCAGCCCATTCCGCGCTTTTTTTCGTACACGTACTAGTAACACCGAAAACGGCTGCAGGTATATTTACGTGGTTCCATAAAGAAGCAGCAACCGTAACACTGGCGATGTCCAGCAACCTGGGTGCGCTGGTTAGAATCGTCGGACTTATTATGACGaactctgttgaaaaaattgatacaaatcaACTTGTAGaagattttgaaaccatttaTATAAGTCTATGaaacaattcaattcaatttaccATAGGGCTCTTCAACTTTGCACTTCTTGCATTCGGATTGCTCACGTCCACGGCCAGAATCGTTGAGCCACCAGCCATATCTTCTTCGATCATTGTAATCGGAGTAGTGGTAGTCATCGacttcttcttcctcttctgCGTCTTCATCATCATTAACAGCTACAGCTTCAGCTTCAGCTCGTGGTTGTTCTTCTATTATAACGATGTTTTCTTCGTAATCGCTCATGGTGATGGTGCCGGTGTCTACGAAGTACGAATTTTGAACTTTAGTTGTTTTAAAGCCACATAGGAAACGAAGACTATACTCAATAATAGTTCAAATTGGTAAGCGAAACTTACTTGGATTAACAAGATTCACAATCGATcatccaaatttaattttcaaacgtatGCCAACAGAATAAAACCTCGACTCGACTACtgtatttttattatcatcAAACAGCAAagcaaataaataaacaaaacatGCAATCGACATTGCGAATTCTGTTCAGGGAGTTGCATACCTGAACGTTTGCAGGAAATGTtcatgctgaaaattttgttctttcgTGATTCATTacagatttcagatttcagttcagtgtttttttatttgttattcCATTTTCACggaaaagtaacattttttttcgtaaaaagaaGAAGAATAGACGCTTTTTCCGTACCTTTTTTTTacgacaaaaacaaaaacaaatggtgaaatgacaattttaaacAAGGGTTAAACAAGTTGCATATCAAGTTTTTTGGCAGGGGCTTCGATTGTTTGATgcaaagatttttaaaatcgatcaAATATTGCGAAAATTGGGCATAAAAATGCAAACAGAAATTAATAATAAGGTATCGTGATCAttgatcaaattataatttatattGCTTCATTGCTGCACACAACATTTTACAGAATCAGTTCTCAGTTCTCATTCTTCTGATCAGTTATGGTCAGATACAGACATGTTCTGGATACGACTTAATtaatgatttgattttgattaaatataATTGGATTATGATCAGATCAAAATTTAGACCTGATTACGCTTGATTAGAAAAAGATTAGATTAGAATTAGATCTGAACAAATGATTTAATCTGATCATTGATCAATTCAATACTGACATAAAATCTGGCGAGTAAAAagatcaaataggtacctattactctCCATAATTAATGAAACAGTTTCATGGAAACAGCAAAACTAACTACCTATGTAATAGCCCTACTAATATTActaaaacgttttcaaaaatggagaattggaaaccaacttggaaaaaattcgtatcaaaattttctcagacATTTTAGATTTTCTATCAAAGTTCCAACTCATTCTGATTACCTACcaagttgcaaaaattccaaaaatcgtgatccAATCTTTGGCTCATATAATATTATGGAAATAACTATAAGGCATTTGAATTTGTTACGAAATTTGAATCCATTTTTATACAGTaggtatgacacaaaagtagtgctcggtggcttttatgtggaaagagctagagctagagctagagagatgaatgaagcatCGTTGAGTAGGAAAacataagggctttcaaaagagactttgaaaattccaggcccatgcacagggtgtccacaaattgaaaaaccggtttggtcaaaaaattcaaactggtttttattggcgcaatgtattctacacagtaaggtgacaaaaacgtgatatgaattttttgaaaccggttcattaatttgcaccCAGTCaacaaaaaatgcccaaaaattgtagatagagaaaaaagcttggaacaaaagttgtagagggtgaaaaattacacaattctgtataatcacattttgaaaccagttcattggttagcatttagcaaccagtttttgacaattacttgaaaattaaagatAGGGAATAAAGCTTGAAACTTAagttgtagaaaatgaaaaactgaaccattttcactgatctagttttgaaaatggctaattagtttttgcaaccaggtaacttttgatggcttgctgcgaattaatTAACCGGTTTTAAAATCAGATCCGCGAAaagagttcaatttttcacacattacaacttatgtttcaagcttttttctctatctctttctacaatttttgggtattttttccaactggttgcaaattaatgaaccggtttcaaaaaattcatatcacgtttttgtcgcttagtgtgtagaatacattgcacaaataaaaaccagtttgaatttttttgaccaaaccggtttttcaatttgtggacagcTGGACACCTTGTGCATGGGCCCGAAATTTTCCAGgccgcttttgaaagcccttattttgtCCTACCCAACctgcttcattcatctcgctagctcttcccacttagaaataaaagctaCCGAGCattacttttgtgtcatactgtagatggcatattttttcagaaatctcgAAATGACTCaatatcaaattcaaaattctttaaaaatgctacaaaaatgttcatcaaaatatttgaatttgttgtgaaatttcaacacaCGTTTAGATAGGTTGTTTTGTcactttcaaataattttacaactgtacaattttacttaaaattttaTGGCGTATGCATAACCAATTTCGTgctaaatttgttcaaaaatcactcTAAAGGGGTTAATTGCCGCGCCAGCTTGTCCGGTTCTGGACTCTTACCTACCAGTTTCTTATTCTGTCAAAGGATAACCTTTCTAAATTGCAAACGCATTTCAATATCACATCAACAGTTGACTATTGTTCCGATAATTGAATAAATATAGACGAATTCAGCTTTCAGGCCAACAACATATACTTACCTcgcagtaatttttattaaaaattaaaaaaaatcaaagttttcattTACACAACGATATTTTATAAAGTAGGTAAATTCTTATGGGGAAAAACACACAGTAAAACATATAATGGTAagactaaaaaaattaacaataacgCGTTAAAGGGAAAACAGAATACTTATTTCTATACATATTTAATACGTCAATTCACCACGAAAAAACAACACTCTACCTAATGTatctaattttaaaacatgTAAGTAAAATCAACAATATCGAAACACTGAGAATAGAGTCGAGTCTATCCAAACCAACAACGCAAAATACTGCCTACAACAGACGAGTCATTTTTCCACCACGCATTTTGAATTTAGCACGTTCTTCGGGGTCATTTTTAAAGAACCATTCCAACATCGTCCTCAACTGCGGATCGCCTCTGTTTCCTCTCAAAAAAGTACCGAAAATATCTATCCGATGATAGGCATTAATTATCTTTACCTTGTACTTCTTCACTTCGATCGACGACTCGAAATACCAAGTTAAAAACCGCTCAATAACGTCGAAATCGCTAAGCTTGCACGATTTGAATTCGCATCGCGTCAAATAACGATCGTACTGGCAAAACACACAATCTTTCAAcataatgatgaaaatcaattcCACGTTTAACGAGTTCTTAAACTCTTTTATGGCGTCTTCATTTCCGAAACACCACATCATTACAGCTTGCAAATACGATGCGTCGTTGTTTTGTAATATGGCCTGCATCAGTGTCGGCTCCATAGTATCGCCgatcaatttctttttcaggGCGTTTTTATCTTCATCTGAGGTGAGAAAACGATTGATACACATTTGAACGGCGTTCACGCGTTTCTTAATTATTGAATCCTTCAATTTGGTAATAGacgttggtgaaaaaatcatgcTTCTTTTAAATTCGGTTATAGAGCTCGCGTTTGGTAAACTGACTTCAAAAATCGTATTCAAGACATCAACTTCTCTATCCATAACCTTGACACACTGATTGACGCCGTACACCGAagtcagcagattttttttatactcgacTATAATATCCGGATAAGGCGCTAAAAGCTGTTtgagaaaatcattcaaacCATTCGAATCGCCGGTGGAATAGAATTGCAAGCAGATATGTCTGACATGTTGCGAATTGTTCACaaagtttattttgaat is from Planococcus citri chromosome 1, ihPlaCitr1.1, whole genome shotgun sequence and encodes:
- the LOC135848815 gene encoding uncharacterized protein LOC135848815; this translates as MSDYEENIVIIEEQPRAEAEAVAVNDDEDAEEEEEVDDYHYSDYNDRRRYGWWLNDSGRGREQSECKKCKVEEPYEFVIISPTILTSAPRLLDIASVTVAASLWNHVNIPAAVFGVTSTCTKKSAEWAALSAKVIALVVELKLPNSLAEVIVKYVGKMSNAITAWVSYHYRTVFLKNGLDKLVYTHVYHIVWNHNGTINCAETARSMMTSLRLSEVEKLKFLCVYCLKDDMDEMSPLLYLNNVLDYVSCEENPLIYYWYRYFRNELNKVPTIKVDDDSEPSIDVYMFRNDKVDNWSAKQYFFQQLDRVEQVREAIWLIDKHGLVYQKAVMLELDEIQRLHVYTERAVQIIANYSRLRISSRLILMTWHEASHLLSPDEFLTIFQDLLKADIDDTVMKEIWTSAADDFKHHVLSFNDYEMVRKVFLEWKASIDPDFVFVLLHDCSPTVRKTISTTTFFKMYCEKLLTEHAVHGLDRLLEFCLTDAEESTQFKFNLVNSSARVRDICLEFYSTGDANGLNNFLRQLLPSYPDLVVEYKKNVLDSTHGINQCISVMDNEVDVLNAIFEDTLPNANSIAEFRRRVILSPSSVAKLTDLILKNRLEVVQICIDRFLTSDEDKNTLKQTLISLNLIQKIITDQDASYLQAVMISVFGNENAITEFKRSLSLSSIIISMLKKIIFYRYSSSSITECRFRWAFKPSDFEIIDHLLNWYFNESEIRIKAYKRKLISSYNQIEMFKITLRGSRGDSYLRSTLAWFFKDDAEEKAKFRSSVSGKIASLLY